Part of the Amycolatopsis sp. 195334CR genome is shown below.
GTCACCACGGCCACCGACCCCGGCGCCGGCGGCAGCAGCGGGCGGACCTGCTCGGCCGAACGCGCGTCGTCGAGCACGACCAGCACGTTCGCATCGGCCAGCAGTGAGCGGTACAGCGCGATGCGCTCGTGTGGTTTCTCCGGGAGTTCGGCGGGCCGGACGCCGAGGCCGAGCAGGAACTGGGTGACCACCTCACCGGGCGCGAGCGGCGGGTGCTCGGGGTCGAACCCGCGCAGCGTCGCGAACAGCACGCCGTCGGGGAAGTCGCCCGCGGTGCGGTGCGCCCACGAGATCGCCAGCGCGCTCTTGCCGACGCCGGGCGCGCCGGTGACCACGCCGACCACGCTCGCCCCGTGCCGCGCGTGCTCGACCAGACCGTCCAACCAGGTCAGCTCGTCCGCGCGCCCGGCGAACCGCGGCACCGCGGGCGGCAGCTGCGCCGGGCTCACCCGGACCAGCCGGGGCGGCGGTCCCTTGGGCACCGACGGGTCGGCCAGGTCGTCACGCAGGATGCGGTCGTGCAGTTCGCGCAGCTCGCCGCCGGGGTCGATGCCGAGCGTGCCGACCACGTGCCGGGCCGCGCGGCGGTACACCGCGAGCGCGTCGGCCCGGCGGCCGGCGTGGTAGAGCGCGCGCATCAGCTGGCCGATCGTGCGTTCCGCCAACGGGTTCTCGCGGACCATCGTGGTCAGCTCGGAGATCAACTCGGCGTGCCGCCCGAGTTCGAGGTCGGCGTCCACCCGGGCGCCGTGCACGGCGAGGCGCAGGTCCTCCAGTTCGGGCGCGTGCACCGAATCCGGGACGCCGGAGAGCACCGGGCCCTTCCAGAGCGCGAGCGCCTCGGCGAGCACGGTGGCGCGGCGCTCGGCGCCGGCCGCGCTGGCGTACTCGAGCAGCGCCCGCGCGCGGTGCACGTCGATCTGCGACGGGTCGACGGTCAGCTGGTAGCCGGGCGGGCTGGTGTGGATCTGCGCGCCGTCGCCGCCGTCGCCCTGGATGGACCGCAGCACGCGGCGGAGGTGGGACACGTTGCCGTGGACTATGGTCCGCGCGGTGGCCGGTGGATCGTGGCCCCACAACGCGTCGATGATGTCGTCCAGTGGAACGACCTTGTTGGCGTGCAAGGCGAGCAGCGCCAGCAGGCCGCGCACGCCGGGCCCGCCGACCGGTACCGGGCGCGAGCCCGCGAGCAGTTGCACCGGCCCGAGCAGCTGGAACCAGGCTTGCCGGGACGCGAAATCCCCTTCGCTCACTACGCCTCCCCTGCGTCGTGGACGAGCAGGGGAAGACGTTACTCGCAAACCGGGCGAGAAGCGGCGTGTCACCGATCGCCGGTAAACCACCTTGGCGTGTCCGTACACCTGCCGTACAGTTGTCAGCATGAGCACGAAGAACGATCGCGTGGAGCTGCGCATGAGCAGCGCCGACCGGCAACTGCTGGAAAGCGCCGCCGAGCACGTTCACGAGACGTTGTCGGACTTCACCCGCAGTGCCGCGGTGCAACGCGCGCAGAAGGTGCTGGCCCGCACCGCCATCACCCTGATGCCCGAGGACCAGTTCGACGATTTGCTGCAGTCACTGGACGCTCCCGATCCCGCACCGAAGCTCGCCGAGGTGGCTGCCCGCCCGAGGCGGTTCGAACGCAAGTGATCTACCAGTCCCAGTTCCTGGCCGAGCACCACGATTCCGGCGAGTTCGACTGCAAGGTCACCGACCTCAACCGGTGGTTGGCGAACGAAGCCTGGCGCGCTCAGCGCGCGGACACCGCGCGGACCAACGTGTGGACCGAACCCGAGAGCGACAAGATCCGGGCGTACTACTCGATCACGCCCACGATGGTCGCCCGTGCCGACCTCAGTGGCGGACAAGCTTCCGGCTACACCTCGGCCATCCCCGGTTACCTACTGGCCAAGCTGGCGCTGGACCAAACCCTGCACGGCCAGGGACTGGGCGGAGAACTCCTCTTCGATGCGATCAGTCGCATCATCGGTGCTTCGGAAGCCTATGGCGGCCGCCTGATCGTCGTCGACGCCATCGACGACAACGCCGCGGCCTTCTACTCCCGGTTCGGCTTCGTACCGGTCAAGCAGACCGAGGACCGGCTGGTGATGAAGATCAGCTCCGCCCGCGCCGCGCTCAAGGCCCTCTGACACAACCCCGGACACAACACCGCCCTGCACCATCAGTCCCGATCTGATGGTGCAGGGCGGTGTTGCCGACTGCCACGGCCGGCGAGCGGACGGTCTCACCCCGAGCAAGGAGTAACCGTCGCGTCACAACAACCGTGACGGAGACAACGTAACAGGCCACGAAGGGTTAGCGAAGAGCTACCCCTCGCGGCCTGATAACGATTATCGCCGGACCGGGGTGAAGTCGCGGCCGGCGATGAACTCCGGCCTCGCCTTCTCCGCAGCGAACGGCTCCACCACCGCGTTGTCCACGCTGTTGAACACCAGGAAGATGTTCGAGCGCGGGTACGGGGTGATGTTGTTCCCGGAGCCGTGCATGATGTTCGAGTCGAACCACAGCGCCGAGCCCGCGGCACCGGTGAACTGCTCGATGCCGTGCTCGGCGGCGAGCTTCGCGATCTCGTCCTCGTGGGGCACCCCCACCTTCTGCTCCTTGAGCGAGGACTTGTAGTTGTCCTCCGGGGTCCGCCCGGCGCACTGCACGAACGTGCGCTGGGAACCCGGCATCACCATCAACCCGCCGTTGAACGGGTAGTTGTCGGTGAGCGCGATGGAGCAGCTGACCGCCCTCGGCACCGGCATGCCGTCCTCGGCGTGCCAGGTCTCGAAGTCGGAGTGCCAGTAGAAGCCGTTGCCGCGGAACCCGGGCATGTAGTTGACCCGGCTCTGATGGACGTACACGTCGGACCCGAGGATCTGCCGCGCCCGGTCGAGCACTCGCGGATCCCGGACCAGCTCGTTGATCAGGTCGCTGATCTTGTGCACTTCGAAGATCGAGCGGACCTCACCACTGGCTTTCTCGGTGATCACCCTCTCGTCCGCCTTCAGCTCTTCGTCACCGGAGAGCCGGACGAGTTCCTGCCAGTAGGCCTGCACCTCGGCCGGGGAGAGCAGGCCCTCCACCTCCGAGTACCCCTTGGCGTCGTGCGAAGCCAAGGTCGCCGCGTCGATCGGACCGTCCGCCTCGGTGCCCCACACCGTGGGGTCCAGGCGGTCGATCGCCCCGGCCTCCCCCGCCGGGAGTCGGGTCGGGTAGGCGTCCCCGATCCGGGTGTCCATCAGAGTCAAACTGCTCGCCTCCTCGTGCTTCGCTCTTTCCGTCAGGACTCTTCGGTCACCAGCGGGTACACGCCGTTCTCGTCGTGCACCTCGCGACCGGTGACCGGCGGGTTGAAGACGCAGACCGTCTTCATGTCGGTCTTGGGCAGCACCTGGTGCTTGTCGTGGTCGTTGAGCAGGTACAGCGAACCGGGCTTGAGCTGGTGGCGTTCGCCGGTCGCCTTGTTGACCAGCTCGCCCTCGCCCTCGTAGACAAAAACGGCCTCGATGTGGTTGGCGTACCAGAAGTCGTTGACCGTGCCCGCGTAGAGCGTGGTCTCGTGCACCGAGAAGCCGACCTTCTCCTTCGCCAGGATGATGCGCTTGCTGCGCCAGTTCGGCGTCTTGATGTCGGCGTCGGTGTCGGTGATCTCGTCGAGGGTGCGGACGATCAAAGTCGTGTCTCCTTAGCTTCCTACTTGGTCAGCACGGCGCGAACGGACTCGCCGATGATCTCCAGGCCCTGGTCCAGCTCGGCGTCGTTGATGGTCAGCGCGGGCAGCAGCTTCATCACCTCGCCGTCCGGGCCGGAGGTCTCCATCAGCAGACCACGGTCGAAGGCCTCCCCGCACACCGAACCGGCCAGCTCGCCGCTGGCGAACTCGATGCCGCGGGCCAGGCCGCGGCCCTTCGCGACCAGCCCGGCCTCGGGGTACGCCTGCACGATCTCCTCGAAGACCGAGGCGATGCGCTCGCCCTTGGCGCGGGTGGACTGCTCGAGCTTGTCGTCGCTCCAGTACACGCGCAGCGCCTCGGCGGCGGTGACGAACGCCGGGTTGATGCCGCGGAAGGTGCCGTTGTGCTCACCCGGCTCCCACACGTCCAGCTCCGGCTTGATCAGCGTCAGCGCCAGCGGCAGGCCGTAGCCGCCGATCGACTTCGACAGGCAGACGATGTCCGGCTTGATGCCGGCGTCCTCGAAGCTGAAGAAGGGGCCGGTGCGGCCGCAGCCCATCTGCACGTCGTCGAGGATGAGCAGGATGTTGTGCCGCTGGCACAGGTCGGACAGGCCCTTGAGCCACTCCAGCCGGGCCGCGTTGATGCCGCCCTCGCCCTGCAGCGCCTCGACGATCACCGCGGCGGGTTCGTTCAGCCCGCTGCCGGAGTCCTCGAGCAGCCGCTCGAAGTACAGGAAGTCGGGGTAGGCGCCGTCGAAGTACTTGTCGTACGGCATCGGGGTGGCGTGCACCAGCGGCACACCGGCGCCCCCGCGCTTCATCGAGTTGCCGGTGACCGACAGCGCGCCCAGCGTCATGCCGTGGAAGGCGTTGGTGAAGTTGATGACCGACTCCTTGCCGGTCACCTTGCGGGCCAGCTTGAGCGCGGCTTCGACGGCGTTCGCGCCACCGGGACCGGGGAAGACCACCTTGTAGTCCAGCTCGCGCGGACCGAGGATCTTCTCCTGCAGCGTCTCCAGGAAGTCGCGCTTGGCCACGGTGAACATGTCCAGCGCGTGGGTCACGCCGTCGCGCGCGATGTAGTCGATCAGCGCCTGCTTGAGCGCCGGGTTGTTGTGGCCGTAGTTCAGCGCGCCCGCGCCGGCGAAGAAGTCGAGGTAGCCCTTGCCGGTCTCGTCGTAGAGCATGCTGCCCTGCGCCCGGTCGAAGACCACCGGCCAGCCGCGGCTGTAACTGCGGACCTCGGATTCGAGTTTCGAAAAGATTTCCATGTTCATCGCCAGTTCCGTCCGTCCCTGTGGAGTTGCCCCGTGGTTATGTGCGAATTACCTGCGCGCCAACGGCCCGATTCGATAAAGGTGCTCGGGTTCGTGCGCGCCGTCGTCATCCGGGAAATCGGCGGAACCGAAGAGTTCAGCGCTTTCCAGATCGGCTTCCCAGCGCTTCGCGAAGGACTCGAAGAGCTTGATGGA
Proteins encoded:
- a CDS encoding DUF1778 domain-containing protein, whose translation is MSTKNDRVELRMSSADRQLLESAAEHVHETLSDFTRSAAVQRAQKVLARTAITLMPEDQFDDLLQSLDAPDPAPKLAEVAARPRRFERK
- a CDS encoding GNAT family N-acetyltransferase — its product is MIYQSQFLAEHHDSGEFDCKVTDLNRWLANEAWRAQRADTARTNVWTEPESDKIRAYYSITPTMVARADLSGGQASGYTSAIPGYLLAKLALDQTLHGQGLGGELLFDAISRIIGASEAYGGRLIVVDAIDDNAAAFYSRFGFVPVKQTEDRLVMKISSARAALKAL
- the thpD gene encoding ectoine hydroxylase, whose protein sequence is MDTRIGDAYPTRLPAGEAGAIDRLDPTVWGTEADGPIDAATLASHDAKGYSEVEGLLSPAEVQAYWQELVRLSGDEELKADERVITEKASGEVRSIFEVHKISDLINELVRDPRVLDRARQILGSDVYVHQSRVNYMPGFRGNGFYWHSDFETWHAEDGMPVPRAVSCSIALTDNYPFNGGLMVMPGSQRTFVQCAGRTPEDNYKSSLKEQKVGVPHEDEIAKLAAEHGIEQFTGAAGSALWFDSNIMHGSGNNITPYPRSNIFLVFNSVDNAVVEPFAAEKARPEFIAGRDFTPVRR
- a CDS encoding ectoine synthase, which encodes MIVRTLDEITDTDADIKTPNWRSKRIILAKEKVGFSVHETTLYAGTVNDFWYANHIEAVFVYEGEGELVNKATGERHQLKPGSLYLLNDHDKHQVLPKTDMKTVCVFNPPVTGREVHDENGVYPLVTEES
- the ectB gene encoding diaminobutyrate--2-oxoglutarate transaminase, which encodes MEIFSKLESEVRSYSRGWPVVFDRAQGSMLYDETGKGYLDFFAGAGALNYGHNNPALKQALIDYIARDGVTHALDMFTVAKRDFLETLQEKILGPRELDYKVVFPGPGGANAVEAALKLARKVTGKESVINFTNAFHGMTLGALSVTGNSMKRGGAGVPLVHATPMPYDKYFDGAYPDFLYFERLLEDSGSGLNEPAAVIVEALQGEGGINAARLEWLKGLSDLCQRHNILLILDDVQMGCGRTGPFFSFEDAGIKPDIVCLSKSIGGYGLPLALTLIKPELDVWEPGEHNGTFRGINPAFVTAAEALRVYWSDDKLEQSTRAKGERIASVFEEIVQAYPEAGLVAKGRGLARGIEFASGELAGSVCGEAFDRGLLMETSGPDGEVMKLLPALTINDAELDQGLEIIGESVRAVLTK